Proteins encoded together in one Streptomyces sp. NA04227 window:
- a CDS encoding 1-phosphofructokinase family hexose kinase, whose protein sequence is MILTVTPNTALDITYHVPSLTPHGSHRVREVVERPGGKGLNVARVLAALGHEVTVTGLVGGTTGQSLREQLDGTEGLTDALVPVSGATRRTIAVVDAATGDTTQLNEPGPVVTPAEWSDFTEAYERLLPSCSAVALCGSLPPGVPVNAYAYLVRAARNASVPVLLDTSGEPLRRAIAARPDIIKPNSEELAELTGSHEPAEAIRDARRRGAHAVIASLGADGVHAVTHEGNWRATPPERVKGNPTGAGDSAVAGLLSGLVEGLDWPERLVRAVALSAATVLAPVAGEFDAEAYAELRGKVRVTGGPWEDEGAAAEG, encoded by the coding sequence GTGATCCTCACGGTCACACCGAACACCGCGCTCGACATCACCTACCACGTACCGTCGCTGACTCCGCACGGCTCACACCGCGTCCGCGAGGTCGTCGAACGGCCGGGCGGCAAGGGCCTGAACGTGGCCCGGGTGCTCGCCGCACTCGGCCACGAGGTCACCGTCACCGGACTCGTCGGCGGCACCACCGGCCAGTCCCTGCGCGAGCAGCTCGACGGCACCGAGGGCCTGACCGACGCACTGGTCCCCGTCTCCGGCGCCACCCGCCGCACCATCGCCGTCGTCGACGCGGCCACCGGCGACACCACCCAGCTCAACGAGCCCGGCCCGGTGGTCACCCCCGCCGAGTGGTCCGACTTCACCGAGGCCTACGAGCGACTGCTGCCGTCCTGCTCGGCGGTGGCCCTGTGCGGCAGCCTCCCGCCCGGCGTCCCGGTCAACGCCTACGCGTACCTGGTCCGTGCGGCCCGCAACGCCTCGGTCCCCGTACTCCTCGACACCAGCGGCGAGCCCCTGCGCCGCGCGATCGCCGCCCGCCCCGACATCATCAAGCCCAACTCCGAGGAACTCGCCGAACTCACCGGCTCCCACGAGCCCGCCGAGGCCATCCGCGACGCCCGCCGCCGCGGCGCCCACGCGGTCATCGCCTCCCTCGGCGCCGACGGCGTGCACGCGGTCACCCACGAGGGCAACTGGCGCGCCACCCCGCCCGAACGCGTGAAGGGCAACCCCACCGGCGCGGGCGACTCCGCCGTGGCCGGCCTGCTCTCCGGCCTGGTCGAGGGCCTGGACTGGCCGGAACGGCTGGTACGGGCGGTGGCGCTGTCGGCGGCGACGGTACTGGCGCCGGTGGCGGGGGAGTTCGACGCGGAGGCGTATGCGGAGTTGCGGGGGAAGGTGCGGGTCACGGGAGGGCCGTGGGAGGACGAGGGGGCGGCGGCCGAAGGGTGA
- the nagA gene encoding N-acetylglucosamine-6-phosphate deacetylase, protein MAAEQLVLTGAHVVLPTGTVHDGRVVVAGGRIAEPSAGSGPDARVLDLTGHWLVPGFVDLHNHGGGGASFTAGDAEEILRGVQTHRLHGTTTTVASTVTGDMDVLMRQAGLLAELAEQGDIAGIHFEGPFISPCRKGAHAEQLLRAPDPAEVRKLVDAARGRARMLTLATELPGGLDSVRLLVDQGVIAAVGHTDATYEQTVAAIDAGATVATHLFNAMPTLAHRAPGPVAALLEDERVTVELINDGVHLHPAALRLAFRSAGDGRVAFITDAMDAAGFGDGTYRLGPLEVVVQGGVARLAEGDSIAGSTLTLDRAFHRAVTVDGLPVESVVRALSANPAALLGIDDRVGSLEPGKDADLLVLDAGFALRGVMRKGEWVREPELDAGER, encoded by the coding sequence ATGGCCGCCGAACAGCTGGTGCTCACCGGTGCCCACGTCGTCCTGCCCACGGGCACCGTCCACGACGGCCGCGTCGTCGTGGCGGGCGGCAGGATCGCGGAGCCCTCGGCCGGAAGCGGCCCGGACGCGCGCGTGCTCGACCTGACCGGGCACTGGCTGGTGCCCGGCTTCGTCGACCTGCACAACCATGGCGGCGGCGGCGCCTCGTTCACCGCCGGGGACGCCGAGGAGATCCTGCGCGGCGTACAGACCCACCGCCTGCACGGCACCACCACGACCGTCGCCTCCACCGTCACCGGCGACATGGACGTCCTCATGCGGCAGGCCGGGCTCCTGGCGGAGCTGGCCGAGCAGGGCGACATCGCCGGTATCCACTTCGAGGGCCCGTTCATCTCACCCTGCCGCAAGGGCGCCCACGCCGAGCAGTTGCTGCGCGCGCCCGACCCGGCCGAGGTCCGCAAGCTGGTCGACGCCGCCCGCGGCCGGGCCCGCATGCTCACCCTGGCCACCGAACTCCCGGGCGGCCTGGACTCCGTACGGCTGCTCGTGGACCAGGGCGTGATCGCCGCCGTCGGACACACCGACGCCACCTACGAGCAGACCGTGGCCGCCATCGACGCGGGCGCGACCGTGGCCACCCACCTGTTCAACGCGATGCCGACGCTCGCCCACCGCGCGCCGGGACCGGTCGCCGCGCTCCTGGAGGACGAGCGGGTCACCGTCGAGCTGATCAACGACGGCGTCCACCTGCACCCCGCCGCGCTCCGGCTCGCCTTCCGCTCCGCCGGTGACGGCCGGGTCGCCTTCATCACCGACGCCATGGACGCGGCCGGTTTCGGCGACGGCACCTACCGGCTCGGCCCCCTGGAGGTCGTGGTCCAGGGCGGCGTGGCACGCCTCGCCGAGGGCGACTCCATCGCGGGCTCCACTCTGACCCTGGACCGCGCCTTCCACCGCGCGGTCACGGTGGACGGCCTGCCCGTCGAGTCCGTTGTACGGGCCCTGTCGGCCAACCCGGCCGCGCTGCTCGGGATCGACGACCGGGTGGGCTCCCTGGAACCGGGCAAGGACGCCGACCTGCTCGTCCTGGACGCCGGGTTCGCGCTGCGCGGAGTGATGCGCAAGGGCGAGTGGGTGCGGGAGCCCGAACTCGACGCAGGGGAACGGTAG
- a CDS encoding ROK family protein encodes MEHVIALDVGGTGMKAALVGADGALLHSARRDTGRERGAQAVVESILDFAADLRALGEERFGRSAVAAGVAVPGIIDAERGIAVYAANLGWRDLPLRELLSRRLDGVPVALGHDVRSGGLAEGRVGAGRGADRFLFVPLGTGIAGAIGIGGRIEPGAHGYAGEIGHIVVRPEGPVCGCGRRGCLERLASASAVSAAWARASDRPDADAADCAKAVDGGDPRALAVWQEAVDALADGLLTALTLLDPSTLIIGGGLAQAGETLFGPLRSALNSRVTFERMPDLVPAALGDRAGALGAGLLAWDLLAEAPGHGATTPDSTEVTA; translated from the coding sequence GTGGAACACGTCATCGCCCTCGATGTGGGCGGCACCGGTATGAAGGCCGCCCTGGTCGGGGCGGACGGCGCGCTGCTGCATTCCGCGCGCCGGGACACTGGACGCGAGCGCGGCGCCCAGGCCGTCGTCGAGTCGATCCTCGACTTCGCCGCCGACCTGCGCGCGCTCGGCGAGGAGAGGTTCGGCCGGTCCGCGGTGGCCGCCGGGGTGGCCGTGCCGGGCATCATCGACGCCGAGCGCGGGATCGCCGTGTACGCGGCGAACCTCGGCTGGCGCGATCTGCCGCTGCGCGAGCTGCTCAGCCGCCGTCTGGACGGAGTGCCGGTGGCGCTCGGCCACGACGTACGCTCCGGCGGCCTGGCCGAGGGCCGGGTCGGCGCGGGCCGGGGCGCGGACCGCTTCCTGTTCGTGCCGCTCGGCACCGGGATCGCGGGCGCCATCGGGATCGGCGGCCGGATCGAGCCGGGCGCGCACGGATACGCGGGCGAGATCGGCCATATCGTCGTGCGCCCCGAGGGCCCCGTCTGCGGCTGCGGACGCCGCGGCTGCCTGGAGCGGCTCGCCTCCGCCTCCGCCGTGAGCGCCGCCTGGGCGCGCGCCTCGGACCGGCCGGACGCGGACGCGGCGGACTGCGCCAAGGCCGTCGACGGCGGCGACCCGCGGGCGCTCGCCGTCTGGCAGGAGGCCGTCGACGCGCTCGCCGACGGGCTGCTCACCGCGCTCACCCTGCTCGACCCGAGCACCCTGATCATCGGCGGCGGCCTTGCCCAGGCGGGCGAGACCCTGTTCGGCCCGCTGCGCTCCGCGCTCAACAGCCGCGTCACCTTCGAGCGGATGCCCGACCTGGTGCCCGCGGCCCTCGGCGACCGCGCCGGTGCGCTGGGCGCCGGACTCCTCGCCTGGGACCTGCTCGCCGAGGCGCCCGGCCACGGCGCCACCACACCCGACTCCACGGAGGTAACCGCCTGA
- a CDS encoding DUF3263 domain-containing protein codes for MAADERDTNEDAGRQPPAPPSSPYSSTPPPRTELSARERAVLALERRNWPAPGAKERAIREELGLAPVRYYQLLNALLDDTLALAHDPVTVNRLRRVRENRRAER; via the coding sequence ATGGCGGCGGACGAACGGGACACGAACGAGGACGCGGGACGGCAACCCCCCGCGCCCCCGTCGTCCCCGTACAGCTCCACGCCCCCGCCCCGTACCGAACTCTCCGCCCGCGAACGAGCCGTACTCGCCCTGGAGCGGCGGAACTGGCCCGCGCCGGGGGCCAAGGAACGTGCCATACGCGAGGAGTTGGGGCTCGCGCCGGTCCGCTACTACCAGTTGCTCAACGCGCTGCTCGACGACACCCTCGCGCTCGCACACGATCCGGTCACCGTGAACCGGCTGCGCAGAGTGCGCGAGAATCGGCGCGCCGAGCGCTGA
- a CDS encoding CBS domain-containing protein, whose product MRARDIMSSGVQCVGAHESLQDAARMMRDLGVGCVPICGDNNRLKGLITDRDIVVNCCADGVDPASVQAGSLGGELHWVDATADASEVLEKMESNHIKRLPVIDVKGGHRLVGMISEADLAKNLTDEQIAHFAKDVYATA is encoded by the coding sequence ATGCGAGCCCGAGACATCATGAGCAGTGGTGTGCAGTGCGTGGGCGCCCATGAATCGCTCCAGGACGCGGCCCGGATGATGCGGGACCTGGGCGTGGGATGCGTCCCGATCTGCGGCGACAACAACCGGCTCAAGGGCCTGATCACCGACCGGGACATCGTGGTCAACTGCTGCGCCGACGGCGTGGACCCCGCGAGCGTGCAGGCCGGGTCGCTGGGCGGCGAACTGCACTGGGTGGACGCGACGGCCGACGCCTCCGAGGTTCTGGAGAAGATGGAGAGCAACCACATCAAGCGGCTCCCGGTGATCGACGTGAAGGGCGGCCACCGGCTGGTCGGCATGATCAGCGAGGCCGACCTCGCCAAGAACCTCACCGACGAGCAGATCGCCCACTTCGCCAAGGACGTGTACGCGACGGCCTGA
- the otsB gene encoding trehalose-phosphatase: MGSQQDLLPTPATAAGRDALDAILARPARALIALDFDGTLAPIVPDPEQARAHPEAVPALAVLAPLVHRIAVITGRPADVAVRYGGFSGAEGLEHLVVLGHYGAERWDAVTRSVEAPPVDPGVAAAREELPTLLDELGVGESNGTWIEEKGRAVAVHTRRASDPQAAFDTLREPLGALAERHGLVLEPGRLVLELRPAGMDKGVALREYVRETDVAAVLFAGDDLGDLAAFEAVEELRTQGVFGLLVCSGSSEVPQLAERADVVVDGPQGVVALLRAIAEAAELR, from the coding sequence ATGGGCAGCCAACAGGACCTCTTGCCGACTCCGGCAACCGCCGCCGGACGTGACGCTCTCGACGCCATCCTCGCCCGCCCGGCCCGGGCGCTGATCGCCCTCGACTTCGACGGAACCCTCGCCCCGATCGTCCCCGACCCGGAACAGGCACGCGCCCACCCCGAGGCCGTGCCCGCCCTCGCCGTCCTCGCCCCGCTGGTCCACCGGATCGCCGTGATCACCGGACGCCCCGCGGACGTCGCGGTCCGCTACGGCGGCTTCTCCGGCGCCGAGGGCCTGGAACACCTGGTGGTCCTCGGCCACTACGGCGCCGAGCGCTGGGACGCCGTCACCCGCAGCGTCGAGGCCCCGCCCGTGGATCCGGGCGTCGCGGCGGCGCGCGAGGAACTCCCCACACTGCTCGACGAGTTGGGTGTCGGCGAGAGCAACGGCACCTGGATCGAGGAGAAAGGGCGCGCGGTGGCCGTGCACACGCGCCGGGCTAGTGATCCGCAGGCGGCCTTCGACACCCTGCGCGAGCCGCTCGGCGCGCTCGCCGAGCGGCACGGCCTGGTCCTCGAACCCGGCCGTCTCGTACTGGAGTTGCGCCCGGCGGGCATGGACAAGGGCGTCGCCCTGCGTGAGTACGTACGCGAGACCGACGTGGCCGCCGTCCTCTTCGCGGGCGACGACCTGGGCGACCTCGCCGCCTTCGAAGCGGTCGAAGAGCTGCGCACACAGGGGGTGTTCGGCCTCCTGGTGTGCAGCGGAAGCAGCGAGGTGCCCCAACTCGCGGAGCGCGCCGACGTGGTGGTGGACGGGCCGCAGGGTGTGGTCGCCCTGCTGAGGGCGATCGCGGAGGCGGCCGAGCTGAGGTGA
- a CDS encoding sigma-70 family RNA polymerase sigma factor, producing the protein MSDPSPKDPVAEAFEAQRGRLRAVAYRMLGSHADAEDAVQEAWLRLARQDAASIDNLAGWLTTVVGRISLDILRSRQSHPEASYDEGLNELVVTADDSPTPDADAELADSVGIALLVVLESLKPSERLAFVLHDLFAVPFNEIGRILGKSTDATKMLASRARRKVRATERPQAAVHEQREVVRAFLAAARGGDFDGLLRVLDPEVRLTVDGADGQVVTLGATAVASGARIYSQLARQRLVLIDGLPGIASYGADGTPMGLMAFTVADGRIVEMAGVADPGRLATMDLPQAPEAPQADPTEAD; encoded by the coding sequence ATGTCCGACCCCAGCCCGAAAGACCCGGTGGCGGAGGCGTTCGAGGCCCAGCGCGGGCGGCTGCGCGCGGTGGCGTACCGCATGCTCGGCTCGCACGCGGACGCCGAGGACGCGGTCCAGGAGGCCTGGCTGCGGCTGGCCCGCCAGGACGCGGCGAGCATCGACAACCTGGCGGGCTGGCTGACCACGGTGGTGGGCCGGATCAGCCTCGACATCCTGCGTTCGCGCCAGTCCCACCCCGAGGCGTCCTACGACGAAGGACTGAACGAACTCGTGGTGACCGCCGACGACAGCCCCACGCCGGACGCCGACGCCGAACTCGCCGACTCGGTGGGGATCGCCCTCCTGGTCGTCCTGGAGTCGCTCAAGCCGAGCGAGCGCCTCGCGTTCGTCCTGCACGACCTGTTCGCGGTCCCGTTCAACGAGATCGGCCGCATCCTCGGCAAGTCCACCGACGCCACCAAGATGCTCGCCAGCCGCGCCCGCCGGAAGGTCCGGGCGACCGAACGTCCGCAGGCCGCCGTGCACGAACAGCGCGAGGTGGTCCGGGCCTTCCTGGCCGCGGCGCGCGGCGGCGACTTCGACGGACTGCTGCGGGTGCTCGACCCCGAGGTGCGCCTGACCGTCGACGGCGCCGACGGACAGGTCGTCACCCTCGGCGCCACCGCGGTCGCCTCCGGTGCCCGGATCTACTCCCAGCTGGCCCGCCAGCGCCTGGTCCTCATCGACGGACTGCCCGGAATCGCGTCCTACGGCGCGGACGGAACGCCGATGGGCCTCATGGCCTTCACCGTGGCCGACGGGCGGATCGTCGAGATGGCGGGCGTCGCCGACCCCGGGCGGCTCGCGACGATGGACCTGCCGCAGGCACCGGAGGCACCGCAGGCGGATCCCACGGAGGCCGATTAG
- a CDS encoding carboxymuconolactone decarboxylase family protein has protein sequence MEARMKSPVTPDVATAIQYLTKAIEAGGADGPLLELVHLRVSQINGCGPCVYGGIASAKKHGESDERLHGVAAWRETPLFSEEERAALALAEAATRIQDGAPGVSDAIWDAAADHFDEKQLSSITLLIAMTNFFNRINHITREPAGKTW, from the coding sequence ATGGAAGCACGCATGAAGAGCCCGGTGACCCCCGACGTGGCCACCGCGATCCAGTACCTCACCAAGGCGATCGAGGCGGGCGGCGCCGACGGCCCGCTGCTCGAACTGGTCCACCTCCGCGTCAGCCAGATCAACGGCTGCGGCCCGTGTGTGTACGGGGGGATAGCCTCCGCGAAGAAGCACGGCGAGAGTGACGAGCGGCTGCACGGAGTGGCCGCGTGGCGCGAGACGCCGCTGTTCAGCGAGGAGGAGCGGGCCGCGCTCGCGCTGGCCGAGGCCGCCACCCGGATCCAGGACGGCGCGCCCGGCGTGTCCGACGCGATCTGGGACGCCGCCGCCGACCACTTCGACGAGAAGCAGCTGAGTTCGATCACTCTGCTCATCGCGATGACCAATTTCTTCAACCGGATCAACCACATCACCCGGGAACCGGCGGGCAAGACCTGGTGA
- a CDS encoding trehalose-6-phosphate synthase has product MASMQGAQVLVASNRGPVSYTSGVDGELTAKRGGGGLVSGLSAIGADAEAVWVCAALGEGDREAVRRGGGKLDPADTGGQHVRMLDIPAEVHADAYNGIANSVLWFVHHMLYQTPLEPVFDAEFREQWASYETYNRAFAEALAEEAAEGAAVLIQDYHLALAPAMLRALRPDLRIGHFSHTPWAPVDYFRLLPDDIAEQLLRGILGADRAAFLTRRWADAFEDCADRYLGGTGSTRIGVHGLGADAAFLRERAHREDVAERLAALREQIGGADRKAIVRVDRTELSKNIVRGLLAYRQLLTDRPEWRERVVHLAFAYPSRQDLAVYRDYTDEVSRVAGDINSQFGTPRWTPVVLHVKDDFARSLAAYRLADVALVNPVRDGMNLVAKEVPVLAENGCALVLSREAGAHEEMGEDALTVNPYDVSGTAEALHRALSMPAAERADRTRRLVAAATALPPQEWFLAQLRELRDAPRATG; this is encoded by the coding sequence ATGGCTTCCATGCAGGGTGCACAGGTCCTCGTCGCCTCCAACCGCGGCCCCGTCTCGTACACGAGTGGAGTGGACGGTGAGCTGACCGCCAAGCGGGGCGGCGGCGGGCTCGTCTCGGGTCTCTCCGCGATCGGCGCCGACGCGGAGGCGGTGTGGGTGTGCGCGGCGCTCGGGGAGGGCGACCGGGAAGCGGTACGGCGCGGTGGCGGGAAGCTGGATCCCGCCGACACCGGTGGACAGCACGTCCGGATGCTGGACATCCCGGCCGAGGTGCACGCCGACGCGTACAACGGCATCGCCAACTCGGTGCTCTGGTTCGTGCACCACATGCTCTACCAGACGCCCCTGGAGCCGGTGTTCGACGCCGAGTTCCGGGAGCAGTGGGCCTCCTACGAGACGTACAACCGCGCTTTCGCCGAAGCGCTGGCCGAGGAGGCGGCCGAGGGGGCGGCGGTGCTGATCCAGGACTACCACCTGGCGCTGGCCCCGGCGATGCTCCGCGCACTACGGCCCGACCTGCGCATCGGCCACTTCTCGCACACGCCCTGGGCCCCGGTGGACTACTTCCGGCTGCTGCCCGACGACATCGCCGAGCAGTTGCTGCGCGGCATCCTGGGCGCCGACCGCGCCGCCTTCCTCACCCGCCGCTGGGCCGACGCCTTCGAGGACTGCGCGGACCGGTACCTCGGCGGCACCGGGAGCACCCGGATCGGTGTGCACGGCCTCGGCGCGGACGCGGCGTTCCTGCGCGAGCGCGCCCACCGCGAGGACGTGGCCGAGCGCCTGGCCGCGCTGCGCGAGCAGATCGGCGGTGCGGACCGCAAGGCGATCGTCCGCGTCGACCGCACCGAACTCTCCAAGAACATCGTCCGCGGCCTGCTCGCCTACCGGCAGCTCCTCACCGACCGGCCCGAGTGGCGCGAGCGCGTCGTCCACCTCGCCTTCGCCTACCCCTCCCGGCAGGACCTCGCGGTCTACCGCGACTACACCGACGAGGTCAGCCGGGTCGCCGGGGACATCAACTCCCAGTTCGGTACGCCGCGTTGGACCCCGGTGGTGCTGCATGTGAAGGACGACTTCGCGCGCTCGCTCGCCGCGTACCGGCTCGCGGACGTCGCCCTGGTCAACCCGGTGCGCGACGGCATGAACCTGGTGGCCAAGGAGGTCCCGGTACTCGCCGAGAACGGCTGCGCCCTGGTGCTCTCGCGCGAGGCCGGTGCACACGAGGAGATGGGCGAGGACGCGCTCACCGTCAATCCGTACGACGTGAGCGGCACCGCCGAGGCCCTGCACCGCGCGCTGAGCATGCCCGCGGCCGAACGCGCGGACCGCACCCGGCGGCTGGTCGCGGCGGCGACGGCGCTGCCGCCGCAGGAGTGGTTCCTGGCGCAGTTGCGGGAGTTGAGGGACGCGCCGCGCGCGACGGGATGA
- a CDS encoding glucosyl-3-phosphoglycerate synthase: protein MLEEVETWLARRSWSVSERPLPSLLAAKRATGTRISVVLPALDEEETVGEIVSVIRAELMRPAAPLVDELVVIDSGSTDATGPVAADAGARVVHRDEILPRLPTLPGKGEVLWRSLLVTEGDIVCFVDADLREFSADFVTGIVGPLLTEPDVQFVKAMYDRPFAGGGMEPGEQGGRVTELMARPLLNMHWPLLAGFVQPLGGEYAARRSLLEQLPFPVGYGVELGLLVDALHTVGLDALAQVDVGVRRHRHQGGQALGRMAAAIYRTAQLRLARGQLLRPELTQFVRGEKGFEPRTFPVDTEERPPMRSIAEYLRRSVA, encoded by the coding sequence GTGCTCGAAGAGGTCGAGACCTGGCTGGCCAGACGCTCCTGGTCGGTGTCCGAGCGCCCGCTGCCGTCACTCCTCGCGGCCAAACGGGCCACCGGCACCCGGATCAGCGTGGTGCTGCCCGCCCTGGACGAGGAGGAGACGGTCGGCGAGATCGTCTCGGTGATCAGGGCTGAGCTGATGCGTCCCGCGGCGCCGCTGGTGGACGAGCTGGTCGTGATCGACTCGGGTTCGACCGACGCCACCGGGCCGGTCGCCGCGGACGCGGGCGCCCGGGTGGTGCACCGCGACGAGATCCTGCCCCGGCTGCCCACCCTGCCCGGCAAGGGCGAGGTGCTGTGGCGCTCGCTGCTCGTCACCGAGGGGGACATCGTCTGCTTCGTGGACGCCGATCTGCGCGAGTTCTCCGCGGACTTCGTGACCGGCATCGTGGGCCCGCTGCTCACCGAGCCCGACGTCCAGTTCGTGAAGGCGATGTACGACCGGCCGTTCGCGGGCGGCGGCATGGAGCCCGGCGAGCAGGGCGGCCGGGTCACCGAGCTGATGGCACGGCCGCTCCTGAACATGCACTGGCCGCTGCTCGCGGGGTTCGTGCAGCCGCTCGGCGGCGAGTACGCGGCCCGCAGGTCCCTGCTCGAACAGCTCCCGTTCCCGGTCGGCTACGGCGTGGAGCTCGGCCTGCTCGTCGACGCGCTGCACACGGTCGGCCTGGACGCCCTCGCCCAGGTCGACGTCGGCGTGCGCCGCCATCGCCACCAGGGCGGCCAGGCCCTCGGCCGGATGGCCGCCGCGATCTACCGCACCGCCCAGCTCCGGCTGGCCCGCGGCCAGCTCCTGCGGCCCGAACTGACCCAGTTCGTACGCGGCGAGAAGGGCTTCGAACCGCGCACCTTTCCGGTGGACACGGAGGAGCGGCCGCCGATGCGGTCGATCGCGGAGTACCTGCGACGGAGCGTGGCATAG
- the thrC gene encoding threonine synthase, whose translation MAVQTVATNSTVDLGPAAALSCRECGERFELGPIFACASCFGPLEIAYDLPVGDPEALRARIESGPNSIWRYAPLLPVPADVADKPSLNPGFTKLVKADNLARELGVTGGLFVKDDSGNPTHSFKDRVVAIAVEAARAFGFTTLSCSSTGNLAGAVGAAAARAGFRSCVFIPHDLEQGKVVMAAVYGGELVGIEGNYDDVNRFCSELIGDPLGEGWGFVNVNLRPYYGEGSKTLAYEICEQLGWRLPDQIVVPIASGSQLTKIDKGLQELIKLGLVEDKPYKIFGAQAEGCSPVSVAFKGGHDVVKPQKPNTIAKSLAIGNPADGPYVLDIARRTGGAVEDVNDEQIVEAIKLLAQTEGIFAETAGGVTVGVTKKLIEAGLLDPSLTTVVLNTGDGLKTLDAVAPTTGPTATIRPSLDAFRAAGLDH comes from the coding sequence ATGGCTGTGCAGACTGTTGCCACCAACTCGACCGTCGATCTCGGTCCCGCCGCCGCGCTGTCCTGTCGCGAATGCGGCGAGCGCTTCGAACTGGGCCCCATCTTCGCCTGCGCGAGCTGTTTCGGTCCGCTGGAAATCGCATACGACCTTCCCGTCGGCGACCCCGAGGCACTGCGCGCGCGCATCGAGTCCGGCCCCAACAGCATCTGGCGTTACGCCCCCCTGCTTCCCGTACCGGCCGACGTCGCCGACAAGCCCAGCCTGAACCCGGGCTTCACCAAGCTGGTCAAGGCCGACAACCTGGCCCGTGAACTCGGCGTCACCGGCGGCCTGTTCGTCAAGGACGACTCCGGCAACCCGACGCACTCCTTCAAGGACCGTGTCGTCGCCATCGCCGTCGAGGCCGCCCGCGCCTTCGGCTTCACCACCCTGTCCTGCTCCTCCACCGGCAACCTGGCAGGGGCCGTCGGCGCCGCCGCCGCCCGGGCCGGCTTCCGCTCCTGCGTGTTCATCCCGCACGACCTGGAGCAGGGCAAGGTGGTCATGGCCGCGGTCTACGGCGGCGAGCTCGTCGGTATCGAGGGCAACTACGACGACGTCAACCGCTTCTGCTCCGAGCTCATCGGCGACCCGCTCGGCGAGGGCTGGGGCTTCGTCAACGTCAACCTGCGCCCGTACTACGGCGAGGGTTCCAAGACCCTCGCGTACGAGATCTGCGAACAGCTCGGCTGGCGGCTGCCCGACCAGATCGTGGTGCCGATCGCCTCCGGCTCGCAGCTCACCAAGATCGACAAGGGTCTGCAGGAGCTGATCAAGCTCGGCCTGGTCGAGGACAAGCCGTACAAGATCTTCGGCGCCCAGGCCGAGGGCTGCTCCCCGGTGTCGGTGGCCTTCAAGGGCGGCCACGACGTGGTCAAGCCGCAGAAGCCGAACACCATCGCCAAGTCGCTGGCCATCGGCAACCCGGCCGACGGCCCGTACGTCCTGGACATCGCCCGCCGCACCGGTGGCGCCGTGGAGGACGTGAACGACGAGCAGATCGTCGAGGCCATCAAGCTGCTCGCGCAGACCGAGGGCATCTTCGCCGAGACCGCGGGCGGTGTGACGGTCGGCGTCACCAAGAAGCTGATCGAGGCCGGGCTCCTCGACCCGTCCCTCACCACCGTGGTCCTCAACACCGGCGACGGCCTCAAGACCCTCGACGCGGTCGCGCCGACCACCGGCCCCACCGCCACCATCCGCCCCAGCCTGGACGCCTTCCGCGCCGCGGGCCTGGACCACTGA
- a CDS encoding MoaD/ThiS family protein — protein MSVTVRIPTILRTYTGGAAEVAAEGATLAQVIADLEKNHTGIAARVLDDQGKLRRFVNVYVNDDDVRFEQGLDTATPDGAGVSIIPAVAGGC, from the coding sequence ATGAGCGTCACGGTCCGCATCCCGACCATCCTGCGCACCTACACCGGCGGTGCGGCCGAGGTCGCCGCCGAGGGCGCCACCCTCGCCCAGGTCATCGCCGACCTGGAGAAGAACCACACCGGCATCGCCGCCCGCGTCCTCGACGACCAGGGCAAGCTGCGCCGCTTCGTCAACGTCTACGTCAACGACGACGACGTCCGCTTCGAGCAGGGCCTGGACACCGCGACGCCGGACGGCGCCGGAGTCTCGATCATCCCGGCCGTCGCGGGCGGCTGCTGA
- a CDS encoding cold-shock protein produces MAQGTVKWFNAEKGYGFIAVDGGADVFVHYSAIQMDGYRTLEEGQRVEFEISQGQKGPQADMVRLAAG; encoded by the coding sequence ATGGCTCAGGGCACCGTCAAGTGGTTCAACGCGGAGAAGGGCTACGGCTTCATCGCGGTCGACGGTGGTGCGGATGTTTTCGTCCACTACAGCGCGATTCAGATGGACGGCTACCGCACCCTGGAAGAAGGTCAGCGAGTCGAGTTCGAGATCTCGCAGGGCCAGAAGGGCCCGCAGGCGGACATGGTCCGTCTCGCGGCCGGCTGA